The following are encoded in a window of Phragmites australis chromosome 22, lpPhrAust1.1, whole genome shotgun sequence genomic DNA:
- the LOC133904610 gene encoding probable inorganic phosphate transporter 1-12 yields MTLLLVVICSIVSGLSFSHTHTSNIALLYFFYFWFGFGIGGDYPLSTIIISVYSNKKTRGGFIAAIFAMQGFDILAGDIITLVISTTFCKAFSAPVCLVNTVASTVP; encoded by the coding sequence ATGACGTTGCTACTCGTGGTGATATGCTCCATTGTGTCTGGTCTCTCCTTCTCGCACACACACACCAGCAATATAGCCTTGCTCTACTTCTTCTACTTCTGGTTCGGATTTGGCATCGGAGGTGACTACCCGTTGAGCACTATCATCATATCCGTGTACTCCAACAAGAAGACTCGTGGCGGGTTCATTGCCGCCATCTTCGCCATGCAAGGCTTCGACATCCTCGCCGGTGACATCATCACGCTCGTCATCTCCACAACGTTTTGTAAGGCATTCTCGGCGCCAGTGTGCCTGGTCAACACCGTGGCGTCCACTGTGCCGTAG